One genomic window of Tachypleus tridentatus isolate NWPU-2018 chromosome 12, ASM421037v1, whole genome shotgun sequence includes the following:
- the LOC143235382 gene encoding troponin T-like isoform X2, with amino-acid sequence MQRAEQEKKMMEMKKRQEELRIKEAEEKKQKEAEAKIKRLEEAEKKRQAMAEAMQKQKLQEPVKRNFIIQKKEGGNVSHGGLGFDKMSSALFAETEKGKTKEQLAEDKEVCLQMRIKPLELEGLSIEELRQRANELWNKISTLESDKYDLEERQKRQEYDLKELNERQRQINRNKALKKGLDPEALSGKYPPKLQVASKYERRIDRRTFGDKKELFDGGFESTYTAEVEKQWEEKMKSFKERGPPKLLKWDPSTPRNKEKTSARRHEEEEEEEDIPIPSIPEPEKEEPAVEEEEEEEEEEEEDEEEEEEEEEEEE; translated from the exons ATGCAAAGAGCAGAACAGGAGAAAAAAATGATGGAAATGAAGAAAAGGCAAGAAGAGCTGAGAATCAAAGAGGCC GAAGAGAAGAAACAGAAAGAAGCTGAAGCAAAGATAAAGCGGTTGGAAGAAGCAGAGAAAAAACGACAAGCAATGGCAGAAGCCATGCAGAAGCAAAAGTTGCAAGAACCtgtaaaaagaaattttattattcagaagAAAGAGGGCGGTAATGTTTCCCATGGTGGCCTAGGATTTGATAAG ATGAGCAGCGCTCTCTTTGCAGAAACCGAGAAAGGAAAGACGAAAGAGCAGCTGGCAGAAGATAAGGAAGTCTGTTTGCAGATGCGCATCAAACCTCTAGAGCTGGAAGGATTATCCATCGAAGAACTCCGCCAGAGAGCCAACGAGCTGTGGAATAAGATCTCCACATTAGAAAGTGATAAATACGATTTAGAAGAACGACAGAAACGTCAAGAGTATGAT CTGAAAGAACTGAATGAGCGACAGAGGCAAATCAACCGAAACAAGGCACTTAAAAAAGGATTAGACCCTGA GGCACTGTCCGGAAAATACCCG CCCAAACTCCAGGTGGCTAGTAAGTACGAGCGAAGAATCGATAGGAGAACATTCGGTGACAAGAAAGAACTTTTTGACGGA GGGTTTGAATCAACCTACACAGCAGAGGTAGAAAAACAGTGGGAGgaaaaaatgaaaagtttcaaGGAACGAGGGCCCCCTAAGCTCCTAAAATGGGACCCATCCACtccaagaaacaaagaaaaaacttcTGCTCGTCGGCACGAAGAAgaggaagaagaagaagataTCCCAATACCGAGCATACCCGAGCCAGAGAAAGAAGAACCTGCTGTTGAAGAAGAAGAGGAAGAGGAAGAAGAAGAGGAAGAGGacgaagaagaagaagaagaagaagaagaagaagaagaataa
- the LOC143235382 gene encoding troponin T-like isoform X1, translated as MEEKMRKKKEEEEAMWQEYLEQRRVQRQKEEEELKKLKERQAKRKMQRAEQEKKMMEMKKRQEELRIKEAEEKKQKEAEAKIKRLEEAEKKRQAMAEAMQKQKLQEPVKRNFIIQKKEGGNVSHGGLGFDKMSSALFAETEKGKTKEQLAEDKEVCLQMRIKPLELEGLSIEELRQRANELWNKISTLESDKYDLEERQKRQEYDLKELNERQRQINRNKALKKGLDPEALSGKYPPKLQVASKYERRIDRRTFGDKKELFDGGFESTYTAEVEKQWEEKMKSFKERGPPKLLKWDPSTPRNKEKTSARRHEEEEEEEDIPIPSIPEPEKEEPAVEEEEEEEEEEEEDEEEEEEEEEEEE; from the exons ATGGAG GAGAAAATGCGAAAGaagaaagaagaagaagaagctATGTGGCAGGAGTATTTAGAACAACGACGTGTGCAGAGGCAGAAAGAAGAAGAAGAGCTAAAAAAACTGAAAGAGAGACAG GCAAAAAGAAAGATGCAAAGAGCAGAACAGGAGAAAAAAATGATGGAAATGAAGAAAAGGCAAGAAGAGCTGAGAATCAAAGAGGCC GAAGAGAAGAAACAGAAAGAAGCTGAAGCAAAGATAAAGCGGTTGGAAGAAGCAGAGAAAAAACGACAAGCAATGGCAGAAGCCATGCAGAAGCAAAAGTTGCAAGAACCtgtaaaaagaaattttattattcagaagAAAGAGGGCGGTAATGTTTCCCATGGTGGCCTAGGATTTGATAAG ATGAGCAGCGCTCTCTTTGCAGAAACCGAGAAAGGAAAGACGAAAGAGCAGCTGGCAGAAGATAAGGAAGTCTGTTTGCAGATGCGCATCAAACCTCTAGAGCTGGAAGGATTATCCATCGAAGAACTCCGCCAGAGAGCCAACGAGCTGTGGAATAAGATCTCCACATTAGAAAGTGATAAATACGATTTAGAAGAACGACAGAAACGTCAAGAGTATGAT CTGAAAGAACTGAATGAGCGACAGAGGCAAATCAACCGAAACAAGGCACTTAAAAAAGGATTAGACCCTGA GGCACTGTCCGGAAAATACCCG CCCAAACTCCAGGTGGCTAGTAAGTACGAGCGAAGAATCGATAGGAGAACATTCGGTGACAAGAAAGAACTTTTTGACGGA GGGTTTGAATCAACCTACACAGCAGAGGTAGAAAAACAGTGGGAGgaaaaaatgaaaagtttcaaGGAACGAGGGCCCCCTAAGCTCCTAAAATGGGACCCATCCACtccaagaaacaaagaaaaaacttcTGCTCGTCGGCACGAAGAAgaggaagaagaagaagataTCCCAATACCGAGCATACCCGAGCCAGAGAAAGAAGAACCTGCTGTTGAAGAAGAAGAGGAAGAGGAAGAAGAAGAGGAAGAGGacgaagaagaagaagaagaagaagaagaagaagaagaataa